One stretch of Akkermansia sp. RCC_12PD DNA includes these proteins:
- a CDS encoding DUF805 domain-containing protein: MKYYYHTSDGELHGPAELDFLVREVKWGGLPDSLMVRSENSGEWISLAEVVQGNTSVGWPLDVMSVTPEELARMSRWKRLWYYYRRSWKMAFVLEGRASQQECMHVFLSMTLADCLAFVAAPLLSGLMLAFLFPGKVSESVVFFTGGTIGVLLCLLVVIQSFSLCWRRLHDLSLPGYWVFALPVVSYAGNWLITWLLEHAGILIPRTGMMHYPGISPALAFVAVVSVVVSLVIIVLSLTWIVALLGMFRGMEGENRYGPRPEM, translated from the coding sequence ATGAAATATTATTACCATACTTCCGACGGCGAATTGCACGGTCCTGCAGAGTTGGATTTTCTGGTCCGTGAAGTGAAGTGGGGTGGCCTGCCGGATTCTCTAATGGTCCGCTCTGAAAACAGTGGCGAGTGGATTTCTCTCGCGGAGGTCGTTCAAGGGAATACTTCCGTCGGCTGGCCCTTGGATGTCATGTCCGTAACGCCGGAAGAGCTTGCCCGGATGTCGCGCTGGAAACGGTTGTGGTATTATTACCGTCGGTCCTGGAAAATGGCATTCGTGCTTGAAGGCCGGGCTTCGCAGCAGGAATGCATGCATGTTTTCCTGTCCATGACGCTGGCGGATTGTCTGGCATTCGTGGCCGCGCCGCTATTGAGCGGATTGATGCTGGCGTTCCTGTTTCCGGGGAAGGTGAGCGAGTCCGTTGTCTTTTTCACCGGAGGGACCATTGGTGTTTTGTTATGTCTGCTGGTCGTCATTCAATCTTTTTCCCTCTGCTGGAGAAGATTGCATGATTTATCGCTGCCCGGGTACTGGGTCTTTGCGCTGCCCGTCGTGTCTTATGCAGGTAATTGGCTGATAACGTGGCTGCTGGAACATGCGGGGATATTGATCCCCAGGACCGGAATGATGCATTATCCGGGCATTTCCCCAGCACTTGCATTTGTGGCTGTCGTTTCAGTCGTGGTCTCCTTAGTCATCATCGTTTTGTCCCTGACCTGGATTGTTGCGCTGCTGGGAATGTTCCGCGGTATGGAGGGGGAAAACAGGTACGGCCCGCGTCCGGAGATGTGA